In Corticium candelabrum chromosome 1, ooCorCand1.1, whole genome shotgun sequence, the genomic stretch GTGGATCGAGTTTTGAAGTACTGGTTGTATCCAGCCAGTTTGAAGGAAAGCCTTTACTGCAGAGACACAGGTAAGATTACTCAACAACTCTCttatatataattatctaTCTACACTGTTTTAGAAGTTTAGACTACCTATATAATTGTAATTGAATGTTACATCTAGATTGGTGAATCGCTGCCTTGCAAATGAATTGGAGAAGATACATGCATTTTCGCAGAAGACCGTGACTCCTACAGAATGGGATCAGAAGAAGTAGGCTAGACTGTGAGGATTAATTGTCTTTGGATTCTACAAAAGTGTAACAGGAATTAACGAACTGTAGCTCCTCTGAAAAGCCAGAGTGATATTGTGGATGGTATAGGGGAGAAGTCTGACCTAGTTGTTGAATTTAGATTGCTAGTATGAAAGAAGCAACATCAAATTTTGAtagtatatactgtacaatgtaTAATATGTGCAAGGTAGATTTCAGTCATATTTTTGTGTTAGTTCTGCAACAATCGCAAAATCTTAAATTTCATCCCAATGAAGATCTGATGTATAGTAGGAAGCCTAGCTAGGTACACACGTTTACAATACTGATCGAATACGAAAAAAGTGGCAGCACAAATCAATTGCTGTAAAGGGTATAGTAGAAAAACAGTCTGAGAACCAATAAAAGTACCCAAGAAAGAGACAGTTGTTG encodes the following:
- the LOC134177573 gene encoding bolA-like protein 2: MSVTLSDIEQKLKEGVGATHVEVKDVSGGCGSSFEVLVVSSQFEGKPLLQRHRLVNRCLANELEKIHAFSQKTVTPTEWDQKK